ATCAACTCTGTTTCTGGCAGTCGTGGGCAGGTGAAGCCGGCCTAAGGAAAGCTGCCTACCAAACAAGGAATGCTGAATGAGCAAGCAAGGGGTTGGCACCTAACTGTTAGCCCCGGAGATCGTACAACAATGACGGCTCTCCGATTTTGGGATGGCGACAGTTCGGTGCTTTTTTTTAGTAATGTTATATTCACAACCTAATCCATGTGTCTGCTCTGCCGGCCTGCACTGCACCTGGCGGCTGGCGTGCATGCTCAATATATCTAAGCCGCTGTTTAGTCTGACTAAAGAACTGCACTGTCCATCTCAAAATGATTAGGTAAACCATCCAAGCTTCACCTAAGGCCATGTTCAGTTTGCGGTGGTTTGAGAGGGACCGGAGGGGATTAATTAAATCTCTTTCTATTTAAAATTGAATGGAAAGGGATTTAATCTCTTTCTAATCAACTCTAAACTGAACAAACCCTAACGATGGATTACGGAGTGCTACTATAGAAATGTTTTTGATCGAACTCTGTGTTTGTGTTGGTCGCAGCTCTAACTAACCCGTTACAGTGACAGCGAGAATAATTAGCCAGCCTTGGTTGCAGGGGCGGACCTACGTATAGTGGAGTGAGGGCACATGCCCTCGCTCATTTCTTTGGTGCAAGTAGTAGAGACTATATTTTTACTATAAGGTTTCCTACTCAGTTCAACTTAGATGCCCCTGCTCTAGTGTTTTGATGCTTGTCTTCATAATTATGCCCCCACTCTCATTTTGCTCTGGGTCCGCCCCTGCTTGgttggtttagggtttagggtttcgcAATGTAAGTTAGCAACTACTAGTGCATCGGGCTTGGTTGGTTTACTTACTTGTCTAACGAAGCCCTTGAGCGTGGAGAGCTTGTTCATGGCGGCGGCCATCTGGCCCATGTAGATGGCGACGTTGGAGGGACAGCTGAGCGCGTCGGACAGGATGGTGTCGGACAACGACTGGTATAGCGCCTCCATGCCCtggctcagcgtctcctccgtCTCTAGCGCCGACTGCTGTAGCCCGTACACGGCCACGATCTGCTGCTCCGTCAGGGGATCCACGTGGCTCAGCAGCATCTGCGTAATACAGTAATGAGATGGAACGGTAATTAGATGTGATGGAACGATTATGAGATGATCAAATGTTCTACCTCTATCCCGAAAATGCAGCAATTCTAGTTCCATAATCATCTAAAGTTAACTAAATCTATAACACAAACATCAATATTTATGACACTAAATAAGTATAGGCAGGGCAGATCTAGATTTTTTTCATGGCCCAGACCAAATCTACTAAATTTCATTATTTTTTCATCTTAGCAATTTTATACCATTTTATACTAACTTAAATAGAGACTCATTTGTAGTTACGTGGATCAAGCCTCGGGACACGGACCGGATGGCCTAGCTTAGGGTGTAAATCTGCCCCTCAGTATATGCTACAAAAATATATTCCATAACAGATATAGTGGTATTTATTTAGTGTCTCAAACATTGAATGTTTTTTTATAAACTTAGTCAAATTTATAATACTTTGACTTGGAACTATGTCAAAATTAAATTCTTTCAATGAGTGGTGGGGTGGGAGTATATGTTGCATGGAGTAGAGTCACTCCAATTTATGCTTAGGTCAATAAAACATTTACAAAATACGTGTAACAACATGAGGCTATAATATATAAGAAAAAGAGTATAATATATGTTAGTTCACATGTTAAATTTATTGTTTATGTTCAACTCATTGACCATTAATGTTGGCAATCTTTTTAGTAAGTCTGGCCAAAGCTAAATATATAGTTTGACTTACTCCTCTATCTCAAAATAATTGCAATTGACATGTTGTTTTTAAGAGCCAAGACTAAAAGTATATAAGAAATATGAATATGTATGATGCATAAATTAATAGTTGAAAACTTCACCATAGACATATTATAGATGGGGGGACAACATAAAGAAATTTTATATTTTTAATTCAACATTGATGAGAAACTAAATATGGAATCTAGAAAGTGTTTAATCTACGAGGCGGGGGTTGGATGCAATATACGGGAAATTGATATGAGTAAATTCATTGTAGAACATTTTTCAGTGCTAGTATTTGCTATTGGACGCTACCAAATATTATCTTTGCCTACAAAACACTCTTTAATTGTAGCAATTGGCTCCTGAACATTATAACTATTAAAACGATATTTTTAGAGTGaataggagagagagagagagagagagagagagagagatgttgAAAGTGGTTCATTGTGCCCTTGACTTATTATATCACAAACATTAATAGCTAGCTAAAAAATCAAAAACTTGTGCGCATGAAGTCAAATGAAGATCAAAATAATAGAGCCCAATAGAATGTATAACTTTAGAGTTAGAAAGTTTTATTTAAAATTATTTATTACATCAAAAACACTTTAAATTTGTAGATTTCTAATTCAATGTATATCATTTTTGAATGACCTTCACTATTGATGGGGTCGATCTATACAAAGTTATTTAGGGGTCAAAAAATTAAATTTATCAACTACAAATTTACATATCATATTGATAACTACAACTTTTGGATAGACCTCGTCAACATCCAAAGTTGttcaaaaaaattaaatttgggtTTCGAAATATGAGAGTTCATTTTTTGAGAATTTAAATAATTTCAAACCAGAAACTTATAATCTATAAAATTGTAGATCTTATTGAGCTCTACAGCTTTCAAAATAAAGTTATGTTTTTTTAATAACTGTTATCGGTTGTGGTATAATAGTCAGACATAGCGGTCACTTTTAGCTTTTATCATCCACTTCTAAAAATATTATCTAATTGACATAGTGTTTAGGAGTCTATAAATATATAGCTATAGATTCATATTTTTCTATTGTTTACATTGCATATTTTTTTACTCAAATATGTAGTTATTAATCATATATACTAATATTTTGTTTAGGTCTTAGAAAATCATATCTTTTGTTAAAGCCTACAAAAAATCATCAAAAATTCTAGAAATTCGTGGATGACAAAAATGTGAATATCGAAACTTAAATTGCCTAGTCTTGATTTTTTTATGCGCACGGCCTGAAATGGCTATAACAAAAAATTCAGGGTTTTGCATGCATAATTCCATCTGGCTTCTCCAGAAAcaacttttattttctttttccccAGTCTTCTTACATGTCTACCGACGTCGCTGTTAATTGGCATCCAATTTCAAACACAAAACAATCACGGCGGCAACCATTGACtgtctagggttagggtttaagtCGCAGGTTCGTTACTCCCTGTCCCAGATGAGAAATGCAGCGCTATCTAGTAGAGGAGAGACGTGGCTACGTGCACGCACCTTGATGACCTCGGAGGGGCGAAAGCCGCCGAGCCAGAGGAAGCAGCGCTCGGCGGGGCTCCTCCAGACGCCGGAGATGAGGTGGAAGACGTCGCCTTTGATGGCGCCCTCCTTGATGCCCAACATCTCGTCGTGGTGCGCCAGGCAGCTCTCCACGTACATCTGCAGCTCCCCctccggcaggtgctgctgcagcGCCGCCCGAAGCTCGTACATCAGCCGGTAGTGCTCCTCCTGCCACCGCCCGTACTCCACATCGAACATCGCCGCCTCTAGTGTATCCCCATATGTATGGCCGATGGACGTGTACGGGTATATAGTGCTTAATCAGAAAATTAAAAGAAACATTTGCGATCGAACTTATCAATCGAATGGAAGGTTTAATTATTATATTAGGTACCTGAGCTGAGGCTGTCGATGCCGCCGATGGGGACGCCTTTGCCGACGACACTTTGGCCAGCGAGGATGCCGCCGTTGGGGAAGAAAACTCCCTGCAAAATATATTTTGCAGAGATCAGTTAAAAATTCAGCCTTCAGGAAGCCAAATAAAGGCCGAGACAAGATACAAGCACCACATTTGAATTTTCTTTTTTTTGGGGGTCCCTTTCTGGTTATTATTTGATCAGTTACTAAACACTAATCATACACCTGATGAGCTCTTGTAGTGTGAAGTTCTTGTTCGAGCTGAGCTAGCCTGATCCTGCTGGACTCGAGTTGCTGGATGTAAGCCTGTTTGCATTACAGTGTGAAGAGAAGTAAAATAAATCTGCGTTGACATTGGATGATAGGGACAATAATTTGAACAGTATCAAGAAATTAAAAGGATTAATGTTAATTCTTTGTCATTTTTTTCTACTCGTTTCTGTTCAAATCATGGTGTAGCCTTTGTAGGTCATCAGCTGTCGACTCACTCACCTTCTTTCTTAGCCTGCTTTTCCTTGCAGCCTCCCTATTCTGGGCCAGCCTTCTCAGCGTCTGTACGTGTTCATTACAGCGCGTGGTGCACATAACCAGTACGTAATCAAAATTAGTGCAACAAAACATTGATGACTAGCTAGTATAGTGTGTTCTTTCCAAGTATAGTACGTAGAACTAAAAAATAAATAATTCATCATAATTGACACTTGAGAGTATCACAATCCATTTACTTTTGGGTCGCGTTCAGTGGTCGATGTGCCTCTCCTATGATCCTTCTGCATCAACCACaaaaaaaggagaaaaaaaaaACATTAACACAGCCTCACATACAACGAACATGATCAAGTCGATAGATAAAAGAAATACATTCCTTAATTTAGCAGCTTGTAGTACCAAATTGGTAGGAGTATTATTCAAGTGGAGCACTAGCTAGTAGTTAACCACTCACCTTGGCCAGTGGCTTGACACCTTTGATCATCCCGGGTGCTGCTGCCGGCTCAGCAGCGGCAGCAAAGGGTTGGTGCTCCTGCTGCCTCCTGCTCTCCGCCAACAACTCCTCCATGGCCGCATGCTGGTGATGGTGATGGTCCGGTGACCTAGGCTGCTTGTATCCCACCGGCGCCGGGGGCAGAACTAAACTAATCTCCCCCTACCAACAATCGCATCAGAAATTAAAACAGGTCAGCTAAACAACCAATGCAAATAAGTGCAATCAATAACCATGACAGCAGCTGCATGCATGCATCTGGGAAAGACAATGAGTGTTTCAAAAAAAATCTGAGATGTGTTTTTGTTTTTACCTTCGGCGACGGCTCCACATGCATGGGGAAGATGTTGAGTGTCTCTGCATCACAAGAAAAGGAGCAAGGCAAAAAGGTCAGGTCTGATGAGATGAGTCTGTGGGATGTGGCTACTAGGCTACTGAATGCTGGCTAGAGACTAGAGAGTGGAAGGAGCGCTAGAGGTCCATGCAGTAATCAGtcatcacacacacacacacagtcaTGCATGCATGTACAGATGCTGTGCTTTGGCTGCTTTTGCACTTGCACTGCTGCAGCATGCAGGAGAGGGACGATCGAGTTGGCGTACTGGCCGGCCGATGGAGATCATCCCGTCTGCATGTACCGCCGTGCCTCGGGCACATGCAGGCATGCAGCTCGATCGCGGACAATGCTTCTGCTAATACCTCTGCTATGGCTAGACTTACTCCTCTACTTAATGGTTATGTTGGGGATATTTGTTTGCATCAAAGGTGTGCATGTCATATTCTAAATTTGATTGTTAAGTCTGGTTTTAAAAAGAATTCAACCTTATCTAGAATCATTTAGAACTGCTATATCATTTTTGAACTCTTCTAATCAATGCATTGTTTTTATACAAATCATATTGCATTGCTATGAATACACGTCCTCATAAGTTTGGGTTGGATATGAAGGTAAGGTGAAACTCCACTTACCTTATGCTTAAGCATCTACTGCCTTACAGGAACACATTTGATGTGTTCATTCAAACTCACTACCTTAGAGATGTAGGTGAACCTTTGCTTTTGTCTGATGATCACTGGTATGTTGCTGAAAAAATCATGGTATTCCTTGAACTATTTTATGACTCAACATGTGTTCTATCTGGTGTCTACTATCCAACATCTTCATTGATGATGCATCATATAATTCAGATTGCTAAACATCTAAATTCATATGAACATGATAGATTGCTTGGAACTGTTATTTTTCCTATGAAAACTAAGTTCCTTAAGTACTGGAGGGATATTCCAC
This portion of the Zea mays cultivar B73 chromosome 2, Zm-B73-REFERENCE-NAM-5.0, whole genome shotgun sequence genome encodes:
- the LOC100384496 gene encoding bZIP transcription factor TGA10; translated protein: MQLQRSVDRPVHPSMVSGGSIKEQQHEMNISFAMVNHHHHHQQPPSSSSSSSMHAAAASFMSGKEASSGAYAYDHLGELDQALFMYLDHGRSHGGTPQQEQRQTLNIFPMHVEPSPKGEISLVLPPAPVGYKQPRSPDHHHHQHAAMEELLAESRRQQEHQPFAAAAEPAAAPGMIKGVKPLAKKDHRRGTSTTERDPKTLRRLAQNREAARKSRLRKKAYIQQLESSRIRLAQLEQELHTTRAHQGVFFPNGGILAGQSVVGKGVPIGGIDSLSSEAAMFDVEYGRWQEEHYRLMYELRAALQQHLPEGELQMYVESCLAHHDEMLGIKEGAIKGDVFHLISGVWRSPAERCFLWLGGFRPSEVIKMLLSHVDPLTEQQIVAVYGLQQSALETEETLSQGMEALYQSLSDTILSDALSCPSNVAIYMGQMAAAMNKLSTLKGFVRQAENLRQQTLHRLHQILTARQMARSLLAMSDYFHRLRTLSSLWVTRPRAPQEQQGHS